In one Lolium rigidum isolate FL_2022 chromosome 3, APGP_CSIRO_Lrig_0.1, whole genome shotgun sequence genomic region, the following are encoded:
- the LOC124695818 gene encoding alpha-N-acetylglucosaminidase-like, whose translation MRPPPLPSLLLLLVLLPSPAMSVAAAGPATWEALRAAAGRRAASPLTQEGAAAGVLRRLLPSHAPSFRFQIDPKGGVCGESSCFKISNVDGSGKDGAEILIQGTTAVELASGLHWYLKYSCGVHISWDKTGGAQLASVPPPGSLPRVKETGVKIERPVPWNYYQNVVTSSYSFVWWDWRRWEKEIDWMALQGINLPLAFTGQEAIWQKVFKSFNVTDSDLDEFFGGPAFLAWARMGNLHAWGGPLSQNWLDQQLALQKKILSRMIELGMVPVLPSFSGNVPVVFRKLFPSASITRLGDWNTVDADPRWCCTYILDPSDALFIDVGQAFIKQQIKEYGDITSIYNCDTFNENTPPTNEPAYISSLGSAIYEAMSRGNKDAVWLMQGWLFYSDAAFWKEPQMKALLHSVPIGKMMVLDLFADVKPIWQMSSQFYGVPYIWCMLHNFGGNIEMYGVLDSISSGPIDARTSHNSTMVGVGMCMEGIEHNPVVFDLMSEMAFRSQKVKVEDWLKTYSYRRYGQSNVKIQKAWGILYHTIYNCTDGIADHNKDYIVEFPDMSPSSFSSQFSKQSISPARKHPRFFLSEISASLPQPHLWYSTKEAVKALELFINAGNDLSKSLTFRYDLVDQTRQALSKLANKVYLDAMNSYQMKDSSGLNFHTKKFLELVVDIDTLLASDDNFLLGPWLESAKSLGMTEDERTQYEWNARTQVTMWYDVTKSEQSKLHDYANKFWSGLLKSYYLPRASKYFARLSRSLQENRSFQLEEWRRDWISYSNEWQSAKDLYPVKATGDALAISRSLFAKYLG comes from the exons ATGAGACCGCCGCCGCTTCCGTCTCTCCTcctgctcctcgtcctcctcccgtCGCCGGCGAtgtcggtggcggcggcaggccccgccacgtgggaagcgctccgcgcggcggccggccgcAGGGCCGCGTCGCCGCTGACGCAGGAGGGGGCAGCCGCCGGGGTACTCCGCCGGCTCCTCCCCTCCCACGCGCCGAGCTTCCGGTTCCAGATCGACCCCAAG GGCGGCGTCTGTGGCGAATCCAGCTGCTTCAAGATAAGCAATGTAGATGGCTCGGGCAAAGACGGAGCAGAAATCCT GATCCAGGGTACCACCGCTGTTGAGCTTGCATCTGGACTCCATTGGTACCTCAAATACTCATGTGGGGTGCACATTTCGTGGGACAAGACTGGTGGTGCACAACTGGCGTCAGTCCCTCCGCCTGGGTCTCTGCCACGGGTGAAGGAGACAGGAGTGAAGATCGAGCGCCCAGTTCCATGGAACTACTATCAGAATGTCGTCACCTCTAGCT ACTCCTTTGTGTGGTGGGATTGGAGACGGTGGGAAAAAGAAATTGACTGGATGGCACTTCAAGGAATTAACTTGCCTTTAGCATTTACTGGACAGGAAGCTATTTGGCAAAAGGTTTTTAAG AGTTTTAATGTCACTGACAGTGATTTGGATGAGTTTTTCGGCGGACCAGCTTTCCTTGCTTGGGCTAGAATGGGGAACTTGCATGC ATGGGGTGGACCACTTTCACAAAATTGGTTGGATCAACAATTGGCACTTCAGAAGAAAATATTGTCTCGTATGATTGAGCTTGGAATGGTCCCAG TTCTGCCATCATTCTCAGGAAATGTACCAGTCGTGTTTAGAAAGTTGTTTCCATCTGCCAGCATAACCAGACTCGGTGACTG GAACACTGTTGATGCTGATCCTAGGTGGTGCTGCACTTATATTCTTGATCCTTCGGATGCATTGTTTATTGATGTGGGACAGGCTTTTATCAAGCAACAAATAAAGG AATATGGTGACATCACCAGCATCTACAATTG TGACACATTCAATGAGAATACACCACCGACAAATGAACCGGCATATATTTCATCACTTGGTTCTGCTATTTATGAAGCAATGTCAAGAGGTAACAAGGATGCAGTGTGGTTAATGCAG GGTTGGTTATTCTACTCAGATGCAGCTTTCTGGAAGGAGCCTCAAATGAAA GCACTACTTCATTCTGTTCCAATTGGTAAAATGATGGTCCTTGATTTATTTGCCGATGTCAAGCCCATATGGCAAATGTCCTCTCAATTCTATGGTGTACCATACATCTG GTGCATGTTACACAACTTTGGTGGTAATATTGAAATGTATGGAGTACTAGATTCAATTTCATCCGGCCCTATTGATGCACGTACAAGCCACAATTCAACAATG GTTGGTGTTGGCATGTGCATGGAGGGAATAGAGCATAATCCAGTTGTTTTTGATCTTATGTCTGAAATGGCATTCCGTAGTCAAAAGGTTAAAGTTGAG GATTGGTTAAAAACATACTCCTATAGACGATATGGTCAATCAAATGTCAAAATACAGAAAGCTTGGGGAATCCTGTATCATACGATATACAATTGCACAGATGGAATTGCG GATCATAATAAGGACTACATTGTTGAATTCCCAGACATGAGTCCAAGTTCTTTCAGCTCCCAGTTTTCGAAACAAAGTATCTCACCTGCGAGGAAACATCCAAGGTTCTTCTTAAGTGAGATCTCTGCAAGCCTGCCACAACCACATCTATGGTATTCTACAAAGGAGGCTGTCAAAGCCCTTGAACTATTTATTAATGCAGGCAATGATCTTTCAAAAAGTCTCACGTTTAG GTACGACCTTGTTGATCAGACAAGGCAGGCGCTCTCAAAATTAGCAAATAAAGTGTACCTTGATGCTATGAACTCTTACCAAATGAAGGATTCAAGTGGTTTGAACTTCCATACAAAGAAATTTCTCGAACTCGTTGTGGATATTGATACACTACTAGCTTCCGATGATAATTTCCTGCTGGGCCCTTGGTTGGAAAGTGCAAAAAGCCTTGGTATGACTGAAGATGAACGCACACAG TACGAGTGGAATGCTAGAACACAGGTGACAATGTGGTATGACGTCACAAAGAGCGAGCAGAGCAAACTACATGACTACG CCAATAAATTCTGGAGTGGGCTGCTGAAGAGCTACTACCTTCCAAGGGCGTCGAAATACTTCGCCCGCTTGTCGAGAAGCCTGCAAGAGAACCGGAGTTTCCAACTGGAGGAATGGAGGCGAGACTGGATCTCGTACTCCAACGAATGGCAGTCAGCGAAGGATCTGTACCCTGTAAAAGCCACGGGTGATGCTTTGGCGATCTCCAGGTCACTATTCGCAAAGTACTTGGGGTAG
- the LOC124698643 gene encoding XIAP-associated factor 1-like: MAAAADAGSDPAPAVATSTCAHCQREIPSSNIDLHSVHCARNLQKCDHCGEMVARKLMEEHYDEYHAPVNCSLCKETLQREMLDLHKSKQCTQRMVACEYCEYELPAVDLHEHQDVCGNRTELCQTCKKYVRLREWIGHEMQCQVNSNVSAASSSARTIPEREVRPPPPVRPARPVQGAQNKRLLFTIAVTGIAVMIGSILFQREESF; this comes from the exons ATGGCAGCAGCGGCCGACGCCGGCTCCGAtcccgcccccgccgtcgccacCTCCACCTGCGCACACTG CCAGCGAGAAATTCCGTCGTCAAACATTGACTTGCATTCTGTACACTGTGCTCGCAACCTTCAAAAGTGCGACCACTGCGGAGAAATGGTTGCCAGGAAGCTTATGGAGGAACACTACGATGAATATCACGCTCCG GTAAATTGCTCTCTTTGCAAAGAAACCTTACAGCGGGAGATGTTGGATCTTCATAAAAGTAAACAGTGCACACAGAGGATGGTTGCGTGTGAATATTGTGAGTACGAATTGCCTGCGGTTGATCTTCATGAACATCAG GATGTATGTGGCAACCGAACAGAGTTATGTCAAACATGCAAAAAGTATGTTAGACTTCGTGAATGGATAGGGCATGAAATGCAGTGCCAGGTTAACTCAAATGTTTCTGCGGCATCATCAAG TGCCAGAACCATTCCAGAGAGAGAAGTGCGGCCTCCTCCACCAGTACGACCAGCGCGCCCGGTGCAAGGTGCACAAAACAAGCGACTTCTCTTCACGATTGCTGTAACTGGAATTGCCGTCATGATCGGATCAATATTATTCCAAAGGGAGGAGAGTTTCTAG